CCCAACCGCAGGCCGGCAAGTCCGAGCCAGGTGGCTTTGCCGAGCCCTCTGACGTGCTCGACGGTCGCCAGGAGGTCCTGCAGCCAGTCGGCCGGAGTGAACTGCCCGAAGTCGCCCTCGCTATCGCCGCAACCCCGGTAGTCGAAGCGCACCACACGGTAGCCGTCGGCGCACAGGCCTCGGGCGAGGTCGGTCAAGGGCCGATGGGCACACTTCTTCTCCTCGGCGAAGGGATCGCAGAGGATCAGCACTCGCCCGGTCGGCTCCGCAGGTTCGTACCAGAGCCCGTGCAACCGCAGGCCGCCGCTGGGGATCTGGAGGATCCGCTGCTCCATGGGGCCGTTCCTTCCTCAGCCCTCTCCCCGGACCCCGCGACGGGCCGGGGCCCCAGGCCTTCATACAGCAAAACACCCGGACCGTCACCGGCCCGGGAGGCAGGTCGTCCGCAGGGCTATTCGCTGCGCTTCTTCTCAACGAACTCGGCGATGTTGCTCACGGTCGAGAAGGTCTCGACGTTGAAGTCGTCTTCCTCGAGGGTGATCTCGAACTCGTCCTCCAGGCCCACGATGATCTCGAAGAGGTTCACCGAGTCGATGCTGTACTCGTCCATCAGGTTCTCTTCGTCCTCGATGTCCTCGGGGGCTACGTTGAGGAAGAGCCGCTCCACGATCATCTTCTTCAGTTGCAGCTTCAGGTCATCTGCCATCAGAGGGGTCCTCCGTTGCTGCACAAATCACAAACCTGTGGTTGTTTCCCCCTCGCCGGCCTCCTCACCTCTGCGGACACGCAGACACTCCCACGAGATGTGCTGGTCTCGCGCGAGTGCTCCTGGTGCCTGCTCTCTTGGTCTACTGGACGCCCTCTGCGGCCCGGCGGTTCTAGAGCTGTACCTTGAAGACCTGGCTGCACTCGTCCTGATAGGTGCCAAGATCGAAGCGGATTACAACGGTGTACTGGCCTGACGGCCCGGCTACTCGCCCGGAGTAGCTGCAACTGCCGCCTCACCCAAACTCAAGGGCGCCGGTGTGCACCAACTCACCCTTGGCGGAGTACACCTTCACCTTGCCGCCGGACTCACCCGTGCCGGAGAAGCCGGACAGCTTCTGCCCCCAGTTCGTACCCGGCGCCGCCGTCACCTCGATGCGGCCACCCTTGCTGACGGTGCACTCGGCGTTGGCCTGCATCCGGCCGCCGATCTTGCGTGCCTTCCCTACCGGGGAGGTCGCGGGGAAGTCCGCCAGGCTCAAGGACATCTCGCGACCGCCGCCCAGATCGACGGTTGCTGACCCGTACCTGCCTCCGCCCCTCTCAGGGTCCACAGCCATCACGAGAGTCCCGCTGGGACGGATGAACCACACTCGCCCGACGGTAGGCAGGTAGCCGTTCAGCATCGTGAAGGCTGCGGGCTTCCCACGGGCGTCAACGAAGTCGCAGGAGACCCTGGTGGTCTGCCCCGGCACCGGCGCCACTGTGAGCTTCGTCCACGTAGCGTCAGATGTCACCTCGCGCAGCTCACCGGCGATACCAAGGTACTTGGAGTTGCCCGGCAGCTCACAGCTCTGGCGCTTGCCGTCGCCGTTCTCGTCGAGCCACAGGGACTCGTGACAGGGAGCCGCATAGACGTCACAAGAGCCGCTCTGTCGAGGCACCCGCGCTCGCACGGCAGCGGAAGTCGTCGCACGGAACTGCCCATAGACGCCGCCCTTCTGAAGGGTCAGCACCAGCCGCGCGTCCTGGTACACCTTGGGCGACTTCGGGCGGAACTCGAAGGTCTGGGCGGTCTTCTCAGTGCCCGACAGAAGCTTACCGGCGACCACCGGGTCGTCGTCGGTCTGCCCGTTACCGTTGGCATCGATCGCGAGGAGAGCCCTGGGCGCCTTGCCGCTTTGGGTCACCCAGACTCGCACCTGGATTGCGCGCGCTGACCGGTAGAGGACACCCTCGAGTTCCCGAAGCTCAGACGGCTGGACGGCCGTCTCAGGTGGGCTCGCGTAGCCACAGCTTTCCTGCCACTCCTCGGCCAACTGGACCTTCTCGAGCGCGTACTCACCGGTCTTCAGCGGCCCGGTGCCACCTGCCGCCCAACCCGGCCAAGCCCATAGACACAACGCCAGAAGAACAGTCCCCCGTGCTGTCATCCGACCCGTCACCTCCAACCCTCGTCATGGCCTTACCGTCAAGGTGCGCTTGTGTGTCGCTGGGAACTCATTCCGGCGCCGACATCGGTTCCATCGCCCGCCGGTCTCCCACGGTGTAGCTGGTCTCGCCGACTACTGTCCCAGCATACTCCCCGGTCTCCCAGGTCGCCCTTATCCGCAGCCCGTCGCCGGTCTTGACCTTGGGGGCTCGCACGGAGCCCTGGCAGGAGCCGCCTCACCCAAACTCGGCGTTGCCCTGCCCGATGACCGTGCCCGCCTTGTCGAGGACCTCCAGCTTGACCTTTGCCGCCCCCGAAGCGCCCTGG
The sequence above is drawn from the Armatimonadia bacterium genome and encodes:
- a CDS encoding phosphopantetheine-binding protein, whose protein sequence is MADDLKLQLKKMIVERLFLNVAPEDIEDEENLMDEYSIDSVNLFEIIVGLEDEFEITLEEDDFNVETFSTVSNIAEFVEKKRSE